The sequence below is a genomic window from Longimicrobium sp..
GGCGGATCACCGGTATTCCAGCTCCTCGCGCGTCCACACCTCGCCCGCGCGGACCACCAGGCGCACCGTACGGAGGTTGCGCACGTCGGCCAGGGGGTCGGCGTCGAGCACCACCAGGTCGGCCAGCTTCTCCGGCGCCAGCGTGCCGATGTCGTCCCTGCGCATGGCGCGCGCGGCGATGCGCGTGGAGGACACCAGCACGTCCATGGGCGACATCCCGGCCTGCGCCATCGCCTCCATCTCGCGGTAGACCGACGCGCCGTGCAGCGTCAGCGGGTTGCCGGCGTCGGTGCCCATGGCGACGGGAATGCCGGCCGCGTGCACGCGGCGCAGGTTCTCGTTCATCGTCCGGCCGATCTGCTCGAAGTAGGCGGCGAAGCCGGGCCCCAGCGTGCGCGCCGGAAGCGAGTCCGTCAGCGCGGCCTTCGCGCGCGTAGCCGGGTCCACGCACTCCATCGGCAGGCCCTGCGGATCGAAGCGGCGCTGGTACAGCTGGCGGTAGCCATCCGTCACGGTGAGCGTGGGCGTGTAGATGGCCCCCGCCTCGCGCGCCAGGCGGATGAACTCGTCGTCGACGATGGCGTCGTCCACCGAGTGGACCAGCAGGTGGGCGCCCGCGCGAACGGCGTCCTTGGCTTCCCACAGCCCCGTAGCGTGCACGATCAGCGGCAGGCCTGCCCGGCGCGCCTCGTCGGCCACGGCGCGGACGGATGCCTTGAGCGCCACGGTGTCGGGGTTCTGCCCTTCTACCAGGTACCACACCTTCACCGCGTCGCTGCCGTGGCGCGCGATCATCCGCGCTCCGGCGCGCGTGGCCGAGTCGTTGGCCGTGTGGACGAACTGGCGGGACGCGGGAAGGTTCACCCAGTGGTCGCGGGTGGAGAGCAGCGGGCCCGCCGCCGCCACGTGCGGCGCGGAGGTGCTGGCCTCGGCGCCCTGGCGCAGCCCCCACGTCCAGGGATAGCCGCCCACGTCGAAGGTGGCCGTGACCCCCGAGCACAGGTAGCTGCGATAGAAGCGCTCGGGGTTCGCCTCCAGCGCCGCCACGGTGGAATCGTAGGGAAACCGCGCGCGCACGTCCTGGGCATCGGGGCGGCCGTCGGCCCAGCCGGTCTGCGAGTAGTGGACGTGCGCATCCACCAGCCCGGGGACGATCCACTTTCCGCGTGCGTCGATCGCGTGCACGTCCGCCCCGACCTCGCACCGCCCCACGCAGGTGATCCGTCCGTTCCTCATCACCAGCGTCGCATCGCGCAGGGGCGCCCCGCCGGTGCCGTCGATGACCGTGGCCCCGGTAAAGGCGACGGCGGGCACCGGCCCGTTTCCCGGCGCGTTGAAGGCGGTGCTCACGGCCACCTTCCAGCTTCCGTCCGGTTGCCTGACCAGCACCCGTTCCGACACGCCGCGCGAGCTGGTGCCGCCCTGCGCCACGCGGTAGCGGTACGTGCCGTAGACCACGCCGGGCGCCAGCGGCACCACCTCGTAGTGGGTGGCAACCAGGGTGTCGGGCCACGCGTTGGGGTCGCCACCCGTCATCCCCTGGTAGCCCCACTGCACCCCGCCGGGCCCGGTGCGCGCCAGCCTCGGGCTCTGCAGGTAGTGGGACAGGTACGCGGGCCGGTCGCGGCCGTGGATGGTGGCGATGTTGCTTCGGAACGCGGCGAGCGCCTGGGCGCTGTCCCTCGCTCGCTGGGCGGGCGGGTACGCCTGGGCGCCCGCGGCGGAGGGAAGCGCGGCGGCGAGCAGCGCGGCGGCGGCGATACGGGCCAGAGAGGTCATCGGCGGATGGCGTACGGGGTTTCTGCTGGGGCGCCGAACAGAGTACCGCGGCAGGCGGATGGCCGTCAATCGGCTGGAACGGAACGCGTGTTGCGGCCGGGAGCGCGGTCCATCGACGGAACAACCTGACCGGGAGAGCAGACGTGGCTGAAGAAACGACGACCCCCTCGGGGCTGCGGTACACGGACGAGCAGGTGGGAACGGGGCAGGAGGCGAAGAGCGGCGACCGGGTGAGCGTGCACTACACCGGGACGCTGGTGGACGGCCGCAAGTTCGACAGCAGCCGCGACCGCGGAACGCCGTTCCAGTTTCCCCTGGGCGCCGGGCGGGTGATCCGCGGCTGGGACGAGGGCGTGGCGGGGATGAAGGTGGGCGGGCGCCGCCGGCTGACCATTCCGCCGGAGCTGGGTTACGGCGCCCGCGGCGCGGGGTCCGCGGTCCCGCCCAACGCCACGCTGGTCTTCGACGTGGAGCTGCTCGCGGTCAACTGATCCGGTGGCAGGTGGAACTCTCGGCGGGGTTCAGGCATACATGGAGCCGACGTCGGACCCGCGGATCCGAAAGGAAGCCCGCCGCGTCCAGGTGAACCACCTGCTGAGATCGGATTTCGGATGAAGAAGAGAATGGCGCTCCTGGTGGCGGCGGCCCTGGCCGCGCACGCAGGTTCGGCGCAGGCGCAGTCGGGATTCGCCCTCAAGGGCCACTACCTGTTCAACGCCTCGGACGTGAAGAACGAGGAGCAGACCCCCGCGGCCGACGGCTTCAGCGTGGGCGCCGAGTACGTGCTGCCGCTGGGCGTGGGCGTCGGCGTGACGGGCTACACCACCGGCAAGGTGACGGAGTTCGACCGCGAGTCCACCAGTTTCGGCGTGCTGGCGGAGGCGAACTACTTCATCGACCTGCCGCTGCTGCCCATTACCCCGTACGTGGGCGTGCACGGCGGGCTGGGGCAGTACACGGTGGATGAGGTGGTGCAGGACGCCGACCCGGAGTTCAAGGACGAACGCACCCAGCTGGGGTTCCAGGTGGGCGCGCGGATGCAGCTGGGCCAGATGCTGGGGCTGGACGCCCAGTACCGCCGGGTGAGCGAGTTCGGCGCATCCACGCAGGGCGGCGAGCTGGAGCGCAACCAGATCCTGGTGGGCATCACCCTGTTCTGATCGTCATCGGAACGGAGGGGCGAGGGCCGGCGGAGCGATCCGCCGGCCCTCGTTTTCGTTCCGGGCGGGTTGACGCGCAGGACGTTTCCGCTATTCTATTTTAAAGCAATCTAATTTCCACGTTCGACTCGTGACGACATGCTCCCGATCCGCCGCGCCACCCTGCTGCTGTGCCTGGCCGTCGGCGCCCGTCTGAATGCGCAGACGCCCATCTCCGACAACAGCTTTCTCCTGGAGGAGGCGTACAACCAGGAGGCGCGGGTGGTTCAGCACATCGCCACGGTGATGGGCGGCGATGGCGTCGTCGAGCTGGGGTTCACGCAGGAGTGGCCGCTCTTCAGCGAGCGCCACCAGATCAGCTACACGCTCCCCCTGCTGCGGCTGCACGACGAGACGCGCTGGGGCGACGTCGAGGTGCAGTACCGGTATCAGCTGCTGAGCGGTCGCGTGGCGGTGGCGCCCAGCGTAACGGCCATCCTCCCGACGGGGCACGATGCGTTCGGCGCGGGGAACGCCGGGTTGGCGGTCGGACTGCCGGTGAGCGTGGCGCTGTCACCCGCGTTCGCGGCGCACACCAATGCGGGCGTCACGCTGCCGAACATCGGTGATCTGACTGGGGCGGAGACCAAGGTGGAGATCAGCCTGGGGCAGAGCGTCGTCTGGCTGGCGCACCCGCGGTTGAACCTGCTGGTGGAAGCGCTCTGGTCGCGCACTGATGCGGGGGACGTGGTCTCGGAGAGCCTGCTGATTTCTCCCGGCGTGCGGGCGGCGTTCAACCTGGGCTCCACGCAGGTCGTCCCGGGCCTCGCGGTGCCGATCGGCGTCGGGGCGAGCAGCCGGGAGCGGTACGCGTTCCTCTATCTGAGCATCGAGCACCCGTTCTAATCCGCGGCCCGCCGGGCTCGCGCGAGGGTGCGTCTAGATTACTCGTTCCCCTCCCCCGCCGCCCACTCGTCGCGAAGGATGCCGTACAGCAGCACGTCCCAGAAGCGCCCCTTCTGAAAGACGTGGTCGCGCAGCAGGCCTTCGCGGCGCATTCCCAGCTTTTCCAGCACGCGCGCGGACGCGGCGTTGTCGGCGATGCAGTGCGCGTGAAGCCGCGCCAGCCCCTCGTCGCCGAACGCCCAGTCGCGCATGGCCCGCGCGGCCTCCGTGGCGTAGCCGTGCCCCCAGTGCCTGGGGGCAAGCTCGTAGCCGATGTCCGCCACCGGATGGGCGGGCGCCTCTCGCCGCACGCCCACGTTGCCGATCAACTCGCCCGTGCTCGCCAGGAGGATGGCGAGCTGCGTGTTTCGGCGCGGTCGCTCGGCTTCGAACCCCAGGAACGCGGAGATCAGCGCCTGCGTGTCTGCGGGCGACATGGCGTCGCGGTCGTAGAAACGCAGGTACCGCGGATCGTTCTGGTACACGTGCGTGGGCTTCCAGTCGTCGGTCTGGAACTCGCGCAGGATCAGGCGCTTGGTGCGTAGGATCACGGCGGTGCGGCTGAGGCGGTCGGCATGAACTGGCGAGGCGGAAAGATGCGCATCCGCCCCTGCCTCCACAACGTCCGCACCCGCATCCGGCCCGGTGCGTGCGGATGCGGCCGGACTCGCGCCCACCGATCCACCGGCGCCGCGTCCGAACCCTGCTTTCGCACGAAGTGGAATACGATCAGCACAGTTCCATCCACCGCCTGCGGCTGGCCGCGGGCGCGCTGACCCTGTGGCGGGTGCCGCCCCGGGAAGACGAGAACCCGCGAGACCTCCGCGAATCCACCGCCTTCTATCCCCTCGTCGGCCTGGGCATTGGGCTGCTCCCGGCCGCCGTGCTCCTGCTGGAGGTTGCGCCCGGGCCCCGTGCCGCGCTGGCCCTGGCTGCGTGGGCTAT
It includes:
- a CDS encoding outer membrane beta-barrel protein, yielding MKKRMALLVAAALAAHAGSAQAQSGFALKGHYLFNASDVKNEEQTPAADGFSVGAEYVLPLGVGVGVTGYTTGKVTEFDRESTSFGVLAEANYFIDLPLLPITPYVGVHGGLGQYTVDEVVQDADPEFKDERTQLGFQVGARMQLGQMLGLDAQYRRVSEFGASTQGGELERNQILVGITLF
- a CDS encoding transporter codes for the protein MLPIRRATLLLCLAVGARLNAQTPISDNSFLLEEAYNQEARVVQHIATVMGGDGVVELGFTQEWPLFSERHQISYTLPLLRLHDETRWGDVEVQYRYQLLSGRVAVAPSVTAILPTGHDAFGAGNAGLAVGLPVSVALSPAFAAHTNAGVTLPNIGDLTGAETKVEISLGQSVVWLAHPRLNLLVEALWSRTDAGDVVSESLLISPGVRAAFNLGSTQVVPGLAVPIGVGASSRERYAFLYLSIEHPF
- a CDS encoding FKBP-type peptidyl-prolyl cis-trans isomerase, with product MAEETTTPSGLRYTDEQVGTGQEAKSGDRVSVHYTGTLVDGRKFDSSRDRGTPFQFPLGAGRVIRGWDEGVAGMKVGGRRRLTIPPELGYGARGAGSAVPPNATLVFDVELLAVN
- a CDS encoding amidohydrolase family protein, whose product is MTSLARIAAAALLAAALPSAAGAQAYPPAQRARDSAQALAAFRSNIATIHGRDRPAYLSHYLQSPRLARTGPGGVQWGYQGMTGGDPNAWPDTLVATHYEVVPLAPGVVYGTYRYRVAQGGTSSRGVSERVLVRQPDGSWKVAVSTAFNAPGNGPVPAVAFTGATVIDGTGGAPLRDATLVMRNGRITCVGRCEVGADVHAIDARGKWIVPGLVDAHVHYSQTGWADGRPDAQDVRARFPYDSTVAALEANPERFYRSYLCSGVTATFDVGGYPWTWGLRQGAEASTSAPHVAAAGPLLSTRDHWVNLPASRQFVHTANDSATRAGARMIARHGSDAVKVWYLVEGQNPDTVALKASVRAVADEARRAGLPLIVHATGLWEAKDAVRAGAHLLVHSVDDAIVDDEFIRLAREAGAIYTPTLTVTDGYRQLYQRRFDPQGLPMECVDPATRAKAALTDSLPARTLGPGFAAYFEQIGRTMNENLRRVHAAGIPVAMGTDAGNPLTLHGASVYREMEAMAQAGMSPMDVLVSSTRIAARAMRRDDIGTLAPEKLADLVVLDADPLADVRNLRTVRLVVRAGEVWTREELEYR
- a CDS encoding GNAT family protein, producing MILRTKRLILREFQTDDWKPTHVYQNDPRYLRFYDRDAMSPADTQALISAFLGFEAERPRRNTQLAILLASTGELIGNVGVRREAPAHPVADIGYELAPRHWGHGYATEAARAMRDWAFGDEGLARLHAHCIADNAASARVLEKLGMRREGLLRDHVFQKGRFWDVLLYGILRDEWAAGEGNE